A window of Leeia aquatica genomic DNA:
AGGCGCGGGCTGGTTTGTGCGCCTGCAGCCGAGCGATCTGTCCGAAGCCGATGGCCTGATGGACGAAGCTGCTTACAAGGCCCATATCGGCGCCTGATGTTGTGTGACTGCGCCGGACTGGCCACTGTGCTGGCCAGCCGGGCAGCCATTGCCTGACCAGACCCACCCTTACCGTTGCAGGAGCCGCACCATGACCACCCCCCGCCGTTCGCTGGCTGAACTGGAACAGCACAACGACTTCCAGCGCCGCCATATCGGCCCTTCCCGTGCAGACCAGGCCAAGATGCTGGCTGAGCTGGGTTACAGCTCGCTGGACAGCCTGATGGATGCCATCGTTCCGGCCAGCATTCGCCGCACCGAACCGATGCCGCTGCCGGGCGCCAAAACCGAGCCGGAAGCGCTGGCGGAACTGCGCGGGCTGGCTGAGCAAAATCAGGTGTTCAAGTCCTACATTGGCATGGGTTACTACGGCAGCCATACGCCGGGGGTGATTCTGCGCAACATCCTGGAAAACCCGGCCTGGTATACCGCCTATACGCCGTATCAGCCGGAAATCTCGCAAGGTCGTCTGGAAGCCATCCTCAATTTCCAGACCATGATCAGCGACCTGACCGGCATGGACATCGCCAACGCCTCCATGCTGGATGAAGGTACCGCAGCGGCCGAAGCCATGACACTGGCGCTGCGGGTGGGCAAGTCGAAGTCCAATGTATTCTACGTGGCCGACGACGTGCTGCCGCAAACGCTGGACGTGATTCAAACCCGTGCCGCGCCACTGGGCATTGAAGTGCGCATCTGCACCGGCGACGAAGCCCTGGAGAACGACTCCTTCGCCGTATTGCTGCAATACCCGGGAGTGAACGGTGACGTACGTGACTACGCCGACTGGGTGCAACGCTACAAGGCTCGTGGCGGCATGGTCATCGTCGCTGCCGACCTGCTGGCACTGACGCTGCTGGCTGCCCCCGGCCAATGGGGTGCCGACGTGGCAGTGGGCAACAGCCAGCGCTTCGGCGTGCCGATGGGCTTTGGCGGCCCGCACGCCGGTTACATGGCGACCCGTGATGAATTCAAGCGCCAGATGCCGGGCCGTCTGGTCGGCGTGTCGGTGGACAGCCACGGCAAGCCCGCCTACCGTCTGGCACTGCAAACCCGCGAGCAGCACATCCGCCGCGAGAAGGCCACCTCCAATATCTGTACCGCACAGGTGCTGCTGGCGGTGATTGCCAGCATGTATGCGGTCTACCATGGTCCCAAGGGTCTGAAGACCATCGCCCAGCGCACCCACCGTCTGGCAGGCACCTTTGCCGCCGGGCTGAAGAGCCTGGGCCTGGGGCTGAGCAACGCCACTTTCTTTGATACCGTCACGGTACAGACCGGCAACCGCACCGCCAGCATTCACGCAGCAGCAGCCGCTGCCCGCATCAACCTGCGGGTGGTGGACGACGCCCACATTGGCGTGTCCTTCGACGAAACCACCACGCGCGCTGACGTGCAAACCCTGTGGGGCCTGTTCGCCGCGGCGGGCAGCAGCCTGCCGGACTTCGACCGTGTGGAAGCCGATGTAACGGATGCCTTCCCGGCCAGCCTGCTGCGCCAGGGTAGCTACCTCGACCATCCGGTATTCCATCAGTACCACTCGGAAACCGAGATGCTGCGCTACCTGCGCTATCTGGCGGACAAGGACATTGCGCTGGACCGCGCCATGATCCCGCTCGGCTCCTGCACCATGAAGCTGAATGCCACCAGCGAAATGATCCCGGTGACCTGGCCGGAATTTGGCCAGATCCACCCGTTTGCCCCGGCCAGCCAGACCCAAGGCTACCGCAGCATGATCAAACAGCTGGAAGACATGCTGTGTGCCGCCACCGGCTATGCCGCCGTGTCGCTGCAGCCCAACGCGGGTTCGCAAGGCGAGTACGCGGGTCTGCAGATCATCCAGGCTTACCATCGCAGCCGTGGCGAAGGCCACCGCAACATCTGCCTGATCCCGAGCTCGGCCCACGGTACCAACCCGGCGTCCGCCCAGATGGTGGACATGCAGGTGGTGGTGGTGAAGTGTGATGAGAACGGCAACGTCGACGTGGCCGACCTGCGCGCCAAGGCAGAGCAACACAGCGCCAACCTGGCCGCCATCATGATCACCTATCCGTCCACCCACGGTGTGTTCGAGCAAGGTGTGCGTGAAATCTGCGACATCATCCATCAGCATGGTGGTCAGGTGTATGTGGACGGTGCCAACATGAACGCACTGGTCGGCCTGGCTGCGCCGGGGCACTTCGGCGGCGACGTGTCGCACTTGAACCTGCACAAGACCTTCTGCATTCCGCATGGCGGTGGTGGACCCGGCGTCGGCCCCGTGGCAGTGGGCGCCCATCTGGCGCGTTTCCTGCCGGGTCACCGTGTGCTGGAGAACGGCGAGCAGCAGATTGGCGCCGTGTCTGCCGCACCGTTCGGCTCGGCCAGCATCCTGCCGATTTCCTGGACCTATATCGCCCTGATGGGTGGTGACGGCCTGAAGTACGCCACCGAGAGCGCCATCCTGTCGGCCAACTATCTGGCCCGCAAGCTGTCGCCGCATTTCCCGGTGCTGTACAGCGGCCCGGGCGGGCTGGTGGCACACGAGTGCATCATCGACCTGCGTCCGCTGAAGGACAGCAGCGGCATTTCGGTTGACGATGTGGCCAAGCGCCTGATGGACTTCGGCTTCCATGCCCCGACCATGAGCTTCCCGGTTGCCGGCACGCTGATGATTGAGCCGACCGAGTCCGAATCGCTGGAAGAGCTGGATCGTTTCATCGAAGCGATGGTCACCATCCGCGAAGAAATCCGCGCGGTGGAAGAAGGCCGTCTGTCGCTGCAGGACAACCCGCTGGTGCACGCGCCGCATACCGCACAAACGGTACTGGCCAACGAGTGGAACCATGCTTACCCGCGTGAGCAAGCCGCCTATCCGGTGGCAGGTCTGCGTCAGCGCAAGTACTGGCCGCCCGTCGGCCGGGTGGACAATGTCTATGGTGACCGCAACCTGTTCTGCAGCTGCATCCCAATGGACGCATACCAGTAGACCTCACCGGTTTCACCCCCAAAAAGGCGCCTGCGGGCGCCTTTTTGCTTTGCAGCATTACAGGCAGACATCACCTGATCTCCTGCATCCTCCCGTGGCTTTGTCACGGCTGCATTATGGCCTGAGCGCGCCCTTTAACCGGTTTCATTCATTCTTCATACCCTTGTAAAACGCTGTAAATAAACATGTTATGGATATGGCATTTTGATTAATTTGCGAATTATTAGTTGACTAATTTAAGAGACCTGATATGATTTGTGCATTGCATCATAACCAAGGAGTAAAACCATGTTCTCGAACCTGTTCCATCTGCTGTTCAGCACCAATGAAGACCGTGAGCGCGAGCAACACGAAGCTTGGCTGGCTGAAGCCCAAGACCTGTTTGACCTGGAAAACCGCATGCGCGAACTGGACCGTCGTCCGGCTGGCAACCGCATTTTCCACTGATCCATCCATGATGGATGGTTTCGCAATCTGCGCGAAACCTGTGGCCCTGCAGCACTGACCCCAAGGGATAGACCCATCGGTCCATCGCCTGTCTGACAAGGTAGCTGCCATGCGCCCACCCCCTGCAGCCCGCTCATGCGGGCTGCTTTCATTTGCACATCTGCAAGCTTGCTGACTCAGGATTACTGCTATTCTTGTGTTATTGCCACCGGATCGGGGTGATCGTTGTGCGTTCCTGCCTCTGCGCGATTCTGCTGCTGCTCACGACCCTGCCCGCTGTGGCGGACACACTGGCCATCAAACTGTTTGCCAGTGAATTCCCGCCCTTGCAGTACCCGGGGCCTGATGGCGATGCGCAAGGCTATGTCCACCAGTTTCTGCAAGAAGCACTGCAACGTACGCAACAGCAACTGGGCACCGATGTCACATTCAAAGCCGATCCCCTCAGCTTTTTACCGCTCAAGCGCGCCCTGCTGAATGTCCAAACCACGCCCAACAGCCTGCTGCTCAGCGTGGCACGTACGCCGGATCGGGAGCAAGACATGCTGTGGGTGGCCGTGGTATCCCCCTACGACATCTGGCTGTATCGCAAACGCAGCACCCAGCCCAAACCCACGGACATCCTGGCCCTGCGCGGCAAGGGTTATCGCATCGGCGTGCAGGATGGCAGTAATGTGCAGGAATGGTTGCTCAAACAAGGGATTGGCCAGTCACCAGACAATACGGTGCTCGACCCGGTCCCGCAGAACGCCCTCAACCTGGGCAAAGCCGTGATGGGTCGCATCGATTTCTTTGCCCACCCGGACATCAGCCTGGGCCTCCGCGCCCGTGAGCAGCGGGTTGATGCACGTCAGTTGGAGCCCGTGTTCCGGCTGGATGCCCTCAGCACCCCGTTGTGGCTGGCAGCCAACAAACAGACCGATCCTCGCTTGATCGGCGCCTTGCGACAGCAGCTGCAGCAGATGGCGCAGCAAGGCCGACTGGATGCCTTGCAAAAGGCCTGGCACGATGCACAACCATGAAGCGCATTGAGCCGGACTGGCAGGCATGCCATAATAATTGTCGGTCGGCAGTTCACCCAGGCATCGCCGCTCCTGTCCAGGAGTGCTAAACCTGCCCGCAGCATCCTGTGGAACACACTCTTTGCCTTGTGCCTCACTGGAAGTCGGCGATCACCAGTCCCGCATTGTCGGTGGCACGTTACAGCGAAGGATGTCTGACCGTGTCCAAAACCCTTGTACCTTACCTTGTGCCCGACGTGTCTGATCTGGCACGCGCCTTGCGCCGCCATTGGCCAAGCCATCCCGACATGCCGGGTCAGGTCGACATGCTGAACCTGCTGGCACGCTGCGCCGGTTTCAGCAATTTTCAGAGCTATCGCCAGCACGCGCTGCGCCCACAGAAAACCGAGGTATCCCACCCGCCGGTACCGGCGCTGGCGCAAAAATTCATGCAGCTGCTGGATGCACAGGGCCAGTTGACCCGCTGGCCATCGGGCCGCCCCCTGCAGCAACTGGCCTTGTGGTATCTGTGGGGTCGCTTTGACCGCCGCCGCAGCTACCACGAGCGGGAGGTCAATACCCTGCTCAACCAGCACCACCGTTTCGGTGACCCGGCCTTGCTGCGCCGGGAAATGGTCGGGCTGGGCCTGCTCAGCCGCAGTGACGACTGTCGGGACTACCGCCGTCTGTCACCGCAGCCCCCTGATGACGTCATCGCCGTATTGAAGCACCGGGAACGCCAGTTGCAGGCCGCCTGAGTTCAAGCCGGTTGAGCGGCCTGCACCGGCCGCTCTCGAATCGGCAAGTTCACGATGGCCGCCATCGCCGCCAATGCCATGTCGGCATACCACATGGCATTGAAGTTCCCCAGCTTGACCAAGGCTTGTCCGCCCAGCCACGCCCCCAGAAAGCCGCCCACCTGATGCGACAGCAAGGTCAGACCAAACAGCGTGGCCAGGTAGCGGGTACCGAACAGTTTGCCGACCAGCGCGGCAGTGGGCGGTACGGTCGCCAGCCAGGTAAAGCCCAGCCCGGCAGCAAACAGGTAATAGGTCAGCGGTGTGCGTGGTGCCAGCAGATACAGTCCCACCAGCAAGGCCCGCGAACCATACATGGCCGCCAGCACATACTTGCTGCGGTATTGGCCAATGCAACGCCCGGCATACAGACTACCAAAAATATTGGCCAGTCCGATAATGGCCAGTGACCAGCTGGCCACCTGAGGTGGCAGCCCGCAAAGATTGACCTCACCCGGCAGGTGGGTGACCAGAAAGGCAATGTGGAAACCGCAGGTAAAGAAGCCGGCATGCAGCAGCAGATAGCTGCGGTCCTGCATCGCCTGCCGTACCACCGCGCCCAGCGGTTGTGCCTCGGCACTTGCGCTTGGCAGGGCCTGCTCTCGTCCGCCCAGCTTGCCAATCAAGGGCAAGGTGGCCAACGCCGCCAGTGCCATGGTCCAGAGTGCCCCCATCCAGCCGATGCCCAGTATCAGCTTTTGCAGCAAGGGAGCGAACACAAACTGGCCAAACGATCCGCCTGCATTGATCACTCCGGACGCATCTGCGCGGGCACTGGCCGGCAGGCGCTGTGAAGCCGCCCCCAGCAGCACGGAGAACCCGGCGATGCCGGAACCCGCCGCGGCAAACAGCCCCAGTGTGATCGACAAGGCCCAGCCCTGCCCCGCCAGCGGTGTCAGCGCACACCCCGCAGCCAGCAGCAAGACCCCTACCAGCAGCGCTTGCTGCGGGCCTTTACGGTCTGCCACCATCCCGGCAATGGGTTGCACCGCCCCCCACACAAACTGGCCAATGGCCAGCGCCAGACTGATGGTCGCCACCCCCATGCCGGTCGCCCGGTTGATCGGGCCCACGAAAAGCCCCAGCGACTGACGAATCCCCATGGACACCATCAGCAGACCGGCCGCGGCCAGGGTGACCACCATCACATCACGTTGTCGCAAACTGGCAAACATTCGAGGCCCCGCAGCAGGTAGTGACTGATACTGCATTGTCAGCCTTCAGGCACAGGCTGACAAATCAGTTAAACTGCAGGCATTGCCCAGTTTTCCTGCGCCATGATGCACTTGCCCTCCATGAAAGCCCTGCAAGCCTTTGCTGCGGTCATGCGCAGCGGCAGCTTCACGCTTGCAGCGGCTGAGCTGCATGTCAGCGCCGGGGCCATTGGGCAACAAATCCAGAAACTCGAAGCCATGCTGGGTTACCCCTTGTTTCAGCGAAGCACCCGACAGCTATGGGCCACTGCCGCGGCCCAAACCTACTGGCAGCAGTTGCAACCCATCTTGCAGCAACTGCAGGCACTGCATCAGACGACACCACGCACCGATACAGTGCGCATGACCTTGCCACCCAGTTTCGCCTCGCGCTGGCTGGCTCCCCGTCTGGAGCACCTGGCCCGGCAACACCCACACATACGCCTGCACGTGCACACCTCGATCCAGCCCATGGATCTGGTACAGGAAGGCTTTGATCTGGCCATCCGCTACTTCACCGGTGAGGACGAGGGGCTGGAAAGCCAGTTACTCTGTCCGGACGAAGTGCGCGTTTTCTGCAGCCCAAGCTATCAGCAACAGCTGTCGCTATGGCAGGTCGATGACCTCAGCCGCGCCACGCTCTATGCCACCCCGCTACAGCCCTACTGGGCGGCCTGGTTTGACCGCTTCAGTAGCCTGACACCCCAACACGTGCAGGCCATACCGCAGATCCACGTCGATCAGGGCGTGATCGCCATTGAAGCCTGCAGCCGAGGCCAAGGCATGCTGATGATCAGCCCGGTGCTGGTGGCCGATGAGCTGGCCAATGGCCGCCTGATGGAACCCTTCCCCTGTCGCCTGCCGCTCAACCACGGCTACCATGTGGTGCATCGACCGCAGCGGCTCTCCACCGCAGCACGCACGGTCAAAGCCTGGCTGCTGGCGGAGGCACAGCAAACTACAGGCTGACTGCCTCCAGCGTATCCACCAGGAAGTCGATCAATGCCCGTACCGCAGGCGTCAGGCCGCGACGGCTGGCGTAGGCCAGGTGGAAAAATCCACTGGGCAGCTGCCAGTCCGGCAGCAGCAGCTGCAAGTCACCGGTCGCTAGCTCCTTGCCGCACAGGTAGGCAGGCAACCAGCCCGCACCGACTCCGCTCAGGATGGCAGACTTGAGCAACTGCATGTCATCGCACACCAGCCGGGGCTGGTGCGGCACCAGCACCTGCTGCCCATCCGGATGACTGAAGCGCAGCTGGAAGCGACCATCATGCGGGCGCAGGCTGACGGTAGGCTTGCCCAGCAGATCCTGCGGCTGCTGTGGCCAGCCGGCGTGTGCCAGCCAGGCCGGGCTGGCCACCATCACCGGCTGCGAGCGGGATAGCCGCCTGACGACAACCCCAGCGTCCTCATCAGACTCCTGCCGCACCCGCAAGGCGAAATCAAAGCCGTCTTCAATCAGGTCGACTCGCCGGCTGGTCACCTCCACCTCGACGCTGACCTCCGGGTAGCGCAGCATGAACTCTGGCAAGGTGTGCAGCAGCAGCCCCTGCGCAATGGCGATCGGGCAACTGAAGCGTACCCGGCCGCGCGGGATGGTATGCACCCGTTGCACGGTTTCCTGCGCCGCATCCGCGGCAAGGCGCATGCTCAAGCAGTGCTGCAGGTATTGGTGGCCGATATCCGTCAGTGCCAGTCGCCGCGTACTCCGCTGCAGCAATCTTACCCCCAGCGCCTGCTCCAACAGGGCAATCCGGCGCGACAAGCGGGATTTGGGCACCCCGAGTACCCGGCTGGCGGCTGCAAACCCCCCATGCTGAACCACCTGGCTGAAGAAAAACAGGTCATTCCAGTCAGGATTTGGCTGCGGCAGGGTCGGCGAAGTCATATTCAGCACCATTGTTCCATATGCAGGACAATATATCCGAAAAATGCAGGCTTATCACCACATGCCACACCAATGATAATGGGCTCACTTCAACACGACTTATCGGAGCTTTCCATGAACATCCTGCATCTCGATTCCAGCCCGCTGATGACCCACTCGGTGTCACGCCAACTGACCGCCAAGCTGGTCAGCCAACTGCAGCAGCAAAACCCGGATGCCACCCTCACCTATCGCGATCTGGCGCAGAACGCCCCCAGCCACTTGTCTTACAGCGAACTGGGTGCCGCCCAGCAAGACCCGTCGGAATGGAGCCAGACGCTGCGGCAGGATGTAGAAACCGCCAAGGCCATCCTCGCCGAGTTTCTGGCAGCCGATGCCATCGTCGTCGGTGCACCGATGTACAACTTCTCCATCCCCAGCCAGTTGAAGGCCTGGATTGACCGCATCTCGGTAGCGGGTACCACCTTCAAGTACACCGAAACCGGCCCGGTCGGCCTGCTCAGCGGCAAAACGGTCTATATCGTGTCCAGCCGGGGCGGCCTGTATGGCAGCGCCAATGCCATGGACCATCAGGAGGCTTACCTGAAGACCGTGTTCCAGTTCCTGGGTCTGAGCGATGTGCAGATCATCCGCGCCGAAGGCGTCAACATGGGGGACAGCATGCGTCAGCAAGCGCTGCAAGCCGCGCAGCAGGACATTGCCGCCGTCGCTGCCTGACCCACCCCGCCACGCCGCAACAGCCACCTTCGGGTGGCTGTTTTTGCCTCAACCGATAGTTTTTTAAAATTAAATTGTTTTAAACAATCAATTTTACCAATTCATCTTCTCTCGCCATACTTCGATCCAACGAGTCGCAGGAGCACACCATGAACACGCAAACCACCCTGCGGGAACACATTCTGGCCATTCTGGCCGCAGTTGCCCATTGACCCTGAGGAGAGCAAAACCATGTCCAAGCCCATCATGCACAGCGCTGCTGGCGCCCCCGTGATCAACAACCAGAACAGCCTGAGTGCCGGTCCGCGTGGCCCCGTGCTGCTGCAGGATGTCTGGTTGCTGGAGAAACTGGCCCACTTCGATCGCGAACGCATTCCGGAGCGTGTGGTCCATGCTAAGGGCTCTGGCGCCTATGGCACCTTGACCATCACGCAGGACATCACGGCCTGGAGCAAGGCCGCCGTCTTCAGCCAGGTCGGCAAGCAGACGCCGCTGTTCCTGCGCTTTTCCACCGTCGCCGGGGAACGCGGAGCCGCCGATGCCGAACGCGATGTACGCGGCTTTGCCCTCAAGTTTTACACCGAAGAGGGCAACTGGGATGTGGTGGGTAACAACACGCCGGTGTTCTTCCTGCGCGATCCGCTGAAATTCCCGGATTTCATCCATACCCAGAAACGGGACCCGCAAACCAACCTGCGTAACCCGGTTGCTGCCTGGGATTTCTGGTCACAGCATCCGGAAAGCCTGCACCAGCTGACCATCCTGATGAGCGACCGTGGCCTGCCACGCAACTACCGCCAGCTCAATGGCTATGGCAGCCACACCTACAGCTTCATCAATGCCCGCAATGAACGCTTCTGGGTGAAATTCCACTTCAAGTCGATGCAGGGGCACAGCTTCTATACCGACTCAGAAGGCGCAGACATTGTCGGCTCCGACCGCGAAAGCGCCCAGCGTGACCTGTTTGCCGCCATCGAAGAGGGCAACTTCCCGCGCTGGAAGTTCATGGTCCAGGTGATGCCGGAAGCCGAGGCACAACAATACCGCATCAACCCGTTCGACCTGACCAAGGTGTGGCCACACGCGGACTACCCGCTGATGGAGGTCGGCATCCTCGAACTCAATCGCAATCCGCAGGATTATTTTGCTGAAGTCGAGCAGGCCGCCTTTACCCCGGCCAATGTGGTACCCGGCATTGGCTTCTCGCCAGACCGCATGCTGCAGGGTCGCCTATTCTCCTACGGCGACACCCAGCGCTACCGCCTGGGGGTCAACCACCACCAGATCCCGGTAAACGCACCGCGTTGCCCCTTCCACAGCGTGCATCGCGATGGCGGCATGCGACTGGCGGCCCCAAGCGGTCCGAACTACCAGCCGAGCAGCCTGCCCGGCGCCCTGCAGGACCAGCCCCAGCAGACTGAGCCCAATCTGGACCTGTTCGGCAGCGCAGGGCATTGGGATCACCGGGTGGATGACGACTACTACAGCCAGCCCGGTGCCCTGTTTCGCCTGATGGATGCTGCCCAGCAGACCCGCTTGTTTGGCAACATCGCCCGCTCGATGCGTCCTGTACCCGTGGAGATCCAGCAGCGCATGCTGGCGCACTTTGCCAAGGTAGACCCGAACTATGCGGCCGGTGTGGCGGCGGCCTTGCAAGGTTGATCACCCCGGCGGGCCCGACGGCCCGCCTTTTCTCGCGGAGGCCATCATGCAGCTGAACGTGCGACATACCCTGGGTTTGCTGATCCTGGTCAGCGGCTGGTGGCAACTGCTGTCCGATCTGCCCAGACCATAGCCATAAACTATGGCCGGCTAAAGAATTAACCATTTCACAAAATCCGGCCCAGCATCCACAATGCAGTCATCACTCTGCAGAAAGGACGCATCATGGAGATCAACTTGGGGATTCCTGAAACCAACCGGCAACAGATTGCCGAGGGCTTGTCCCGCCTGCTGGCTGACACCTACACCCTCTACCTGCAAACCCATAACTTCCACTGGAACGTGACCGGGCCAATGTTCAACACCCTGCACTTGATGTTCGAGACGCAGTACAACGAACTGGCACTGGCGGTAGACCTGATTGCCGAGCGTATCCGCTCGCTGGGCTTCCCCGCACCGGGTACCTATCAGTCCTTTGCCCGGCTGACGTCGATTGCCGAGGTCGAAGGCGTGCCCAAGGCGCAGGAGATGCTGGCCATCCTGCTGAAAGGGCAGGAAGCGGTGGTACGTACCGCCCGCAGCCTGTTCCCGCTGGTGGATGAAGTGAACGACGAAGCCACCGCCGACTTGCTGACCCAGCGCATGCAGCTGCATGAGAAAACCGCCTGGATGCTGCGCAGCATGCTGGATTGAAAAAAGGGGCAGACCTTGCGGTCTGCCCCTTCTGCTTCATGCCAGCAAACTGGCTTGTACCTGGACGGGTACCGGCTCCAGCTGGTCAAACTGCATGCTGAAGCTGGCACGCCCGGAGGTCAGGGCACGCAGCTGGCCGATATAGCCAAACATTTCCCGCAGCGGCACCTGGGCCACGATCATCATGCCCGTCCCTTGCGGTTCCTGCTGACGCACCTGCCCACGGCGGCGGTTGAGATCACCAATACAATCGCCAACATACGCCAGCGGGGTGACCACTTCCACCGTCATGGTCGGCTCCAGCAATACCGGCTTCGCCTGCAGCATCGCCGCCCGGAAGGCTTGCGCAGCGACCTGCTCGAAAGCCTGCACCGATGAGTCGCGCTCATGGTAGCTGCCATCCAGCAAAACGACCTTGCAATCCACCACCGGGTAGCCCGCCAGCACCCCCGCTTGCGCGGCCTGGCGGAAGCCCTGCTCCACCCCGGGGATGAATTCCCGTGGAATGGCGCCGCCGGTGATACGGCTTTCAAACTGCAGCCCTTCACCGCGAGGTAAGGGTTCCAGCTGCAGCTGCACCTCGGCAAACTGGCCTGGGCCACCGGTCTGCTTGCGGAACACCTGCCGCTGCACCACCCCTTGCGTAGGGGTTTCCCGATACGCCACACGGGGCTGACCGGTATTCACCTCCACCCGGAAGCGGCTACGCAGTTTTTCCAGCGTGACCTCCAGTTGCAGCTCACCCATGCCGGACAGCAATAACTGCCCGGATTCCGGATCGGTGCGCAAGCGCAGGCT
This region includes:
- a CDS encoding Dps family protein, giving the protein MEINLGIPETNRQQIAEGLSRLLADTYTLYLQTHNFHWNVTGPMFNTLHLMFETQYNELALAVDLIAERIRSLGFPAPGTYQSFARLTSIAEVEGVPKAQEMLAILLKGQEAVVRTARSLFPLVDEVNDEATADLLTQRMQLHEKTAWMLRSMLD